The Sandaracinus amylolyticus genomic interval GGCGTCGTGTCGCGCACGCTCCGGAAGAGCGTCACGAGGCGCGCGGCGGATCCCACGCCGAGCATCGCGGCGATCGCGGCGAGGTCGAGCTGCGTGCCCTCGAGCAAGCGCTCGGCGCGCGCGACGACGTGACGGACGCGCTCTTCGCGGATCGAGGTGCCCGCCGCGGCGAGATGACGCTGCAGCGAGCGCACGCTGAGCCCGAGCTCGCGCGCGAGGTCGCGCGCCGAGAGCGCGCGCGGCTGCTCGTCGAGCGTGACGCGCACCCGGCGCACGATGTCGGGCGCTTCGAGGAGCGACGCGCGCAGCAGCTCGACGTCGCGCTCCACCTGCGGCGCGCCGAGCCACGCGAAGGCGGCGCGCGACGAGTCGAACGCGCCGATGCGATAGCCCTGCCCCACGAGCTGCAGCGCGCCGAGGATCACCGCGCCGCTGAAGCCGCCGCCGTGCAGGATCGCCTGCGGCCCGGTGCGCGCGATCCACACCGCGCGGTGCTCCGCGAACGCGCGGAGGAGCCGATCGAACGCGAGCACGTCGATCGACTCGAGCCCGCGGATGTCGGTCAGCGTCGGGTCCGACCCGCGCGGCGAGCGCACGTGCGCGTCCCACACGCCGCACATCTCGTCGACGTCGAGCTCGGTCGGGCGGCCCCACATGACGGTGCCGTGCACGCGCTCGCGCGACTCCCAGAACGCGAAGCTGCGCCGGACGAGCACGAGATCGGCGGGCGCTCCGAGGAAGCGCTCGATGTCCGGCGCAGGGGTGAACGGGGAACGCGCCATCGTGTTCTCGGTACGCGCCACGACGGAGCGCGGGCACGTGTCGTCATCGTACTACCGGCGCAGGAGGAGCCGATGAGGAAGACCGTGCTCGTCGCGTGCTTCGTGCTGATCGCCGCGTGCCGCGAGGAAGATCCGGTGAGCGACGCGGGGGTCGTGCCCGACGCGTCGATCGGCGGATCGCTCGACTGCGCAGGGCTGCTCGGGTGCGCGGCGGAGTGCGCGGACGAGCCATGCGCCGACGGATGCGTGGCGCGCGCGACGCCCGACGCGATCACGCGGGTGAGCGCGCTGATCGACTGCGTGGAGCGCGAGGGCTGCGGTGAGGACGACGCGTGCATCGAGGCGCGCTGCGGGAGCGAGGTCGCGTCGTGCCTCGGAGGCGAGCAGCCCGACGGTGGCGTGATCGTCGCCCCGCACGATGGAGGCGGCGATGCGCTGCCCTCGCGCATCGAGGGCACGACCCGCGACTTCACCGAGTCCTCGGGGCTGACGCTCGACTCGAACGCGACGGTCGTCTTCGTGCGCGACGACGCGGCGGGCGAGGCCGCGGGCTTCCCGATCGCGAGCGTCGCGTTCTACCGCGTCGAGCGCATCGAGTATCGCGCGACGGCGACGGGGACCCCCGGGGGCGTGTGCAGCCTGAGCGCCGACGAGACCGAGAGCTTCGTCGCGCCCGACCCGTTCGAGAACAACCTGATGATCGAGCGCACGCCGGGCGCGGACGGCCTCTACCACTACGAGCTCTCGACGTCGCTCTCGGTGCACCACCCGAACGGCATGGTCACCGTGTGCCCGCCGCCCGCGGGCACCAGCACCGGCATCTTCAACGCCGAGCACAACGTGAGCAGCGGGACGAGCATGCCGCGCGGTGACGCGCGCACGTTCGTCGGCAGCACGACGCTCAGCGCGCGCATGTGGTCGTGGGATCTGCGCGCGACCGAGTGATTCCGACGCACCGAGTTGGCAGCGCGGCCGCGCGTGGTAGCACTGTCGCTTCGTGAGCGTCGCAGTCCGCGCCCGCACCCTCCGTCCGCGTGTCCCGACGGTCTCGCTCGCCGTGACGGAGAGCGGGCTCCCGATCCGCGTGTTCCGCTGCGATGGCAGCAAGCGCATCCACCACGAGGGCCCGCACGCGCATCGGTTCTTCGTGATGGTCTACGCGGCGCGCGGCGTGTGCCGGGTGCGCACCGGAGGCGGTGAGCTCGAGCTGCGCGCGGGCGATCTGCACCTGCTCTTCCCGGGCGAGCCGCACGACCCGGTGCCGGTCGAGGGCTACGAGGCTTGGGTGGTCGAATTCACGACCGACGCGCTCGGCACGCACGACGGGCCGGGCTATTTCGGGAGCGCGGGCGGACGACCGCGCTGGGTCGGGTTCCTGCGCGGGTGCGACGTCTCGTCGCGTCGCGTGCCGGTGCAGTGCGCGCGTCGAGACGTGATCGAGCGGACGATCCGCGATCTCGCGCGCGAGCTCGACGAGGGCGCGCTCGCACATCGCGAGGCGGCGCGCGCGCACCTGCAGCTCTTGCTCGTCGAGGTGCTGCGCATGGTCGCGCCCGCACAGACGCCGGCCGCGCTGTCGCCGCTCGTCGAGGAAGTGCTCGCGGTGATCGACGCGCGCTACGCGGAGTCGATCTCGCTCGCGTCGGTGGCGCGCGCGGTCGGTCGATCGCCGGCGCACGTGACGCACGTGGTGCGGCAGCAGACCGGGCTCACCGTGGTCGAGTGGATCACCGAGCGCCGCATGGAAGAGGCGCGACGGCGGCTGCGCGACACCGACGAGGACGTCGCGATCGTCGCGGAGCGCATCGGGTATCGCTCGACGAACCACTTCATCCGCCAGTTCCGGCGCGCGCACGACCTCACGCCGGGCGCGTGGCGGCGCACGCGCAGCGAGCCGCCCGGCGTGTGATTCACCGTCGATCGAGCCCCACCAGCGCGTGCAGCGTGGCGCGCGCGCCGGCCAGCTGCGCGACGGCGAGCGCGTGCGCGACCGTCGCGTCGAAGCGCTCGCGCTCGGCGATCAGCAGATCGAGCTGCGTCGCGCGCGCGACCTGGTAGCGCTCGCGCGCGTCGTGCACCGCACGCGCGCTCGCCTCGAGCGCGATCGTCGCGGCCTCGACGCGCGCGCGACCGGCCTCGACGCGGTTCCACGCCTCGACGACCGCGCTGTCGGCCGCGACGCGCACCGCATCCGCGCGCGCCTCGGCCGCGGCGAGCTCGTGATCCGCGGTGGACAGCGCGGCAGGGCGCGCGAAGTCGAACGTCCACTGCGCGGCGACGCCGACGCTCCAGAGCGACTCGGGCTGGAACCCCGCGGCGTTCGTGTAGCGCTCCCGCGCGAAGGCACGCAGCACCGGGAGCATGCGCTGCCACGCGACCTCGCGGCGGCGCGACGCGCCGTGCGTCGCCTCGCGCGCGGCGCGCAGCGCGGGCATCTCGTCGAGCATCGCGCGGTAGTCGTCGAGCGGGCGCTCGGCCGCGAGATCGACGTCGAGCGCGACGCGCGTGGCGTCCGGCTCGAGCCCGCTCGCCGCGAAGAGCGCCTGCGCCGCGAGACGCTCCTCGAGCACGGCGTTCGTGTGCGCCTCGCGCGCGAGGCCGACCTCGACGTCGGCGCGCGCGACGTCGAGCGCAGGGGCGACGCCCGCGTCGTGCCGGCGGCCCACGTCCTCGCGCGCCCGCTGCGCGACGCGCAGGCGCTCGTCGCTCGCGTCGACCACGGAGCGCGCACCCACCAGGCGATGCCACGCGACGACCACCGCGATGCGCGCGCGATCCTCGGCGGCGCGGGTCGCTTCGTGCGCGCCGTCGGCGTCGGCCTCCGACGCGTCGAGCGCGGACCACGCAGCGACGTCGACGAGCGGCACGTCGAGCTGCACTGCGGCGTCGAACTGATCGTACGGAAGGATCGTCGCGGTGAGCACCGAGCCGTCGGGGCTCGTGCGCTGGGTCCGCACCTCGACCTCGTTGCGCTGGTAGCCGAGGAGCGCGGTGATCGACGGGAGCAGCGCCGCGCGCGCTTCGTCGATGCGGCTGCGCGCGGCAGCCTCGTCGTGACGCGCGGCGCGCAGCGCGGGCTCGTACGAGGACGCGGCGTCGACGAACTGGGAGAGCGGCTGCTGCGCGGCCGCGCGCGACGTGACGAGCAGCGCCGCGATCACGACGAACGCGCGCGTCATCGCGGCGCTCCGCGCTCGACCGGCGTGACGATCGCTCGGTCGGCGAGCCCATCGGGCGCGGAGAGCACGACGCGATCGCCGGGCTGCACGCCGGTCGCGATCTCGAGATCGCGGCCGCGGTCGCGCATGATCTCGACGCGCCGCAGGTGCGCGTGATCGTCGGTCCCGACGACCCACGCCGAAGGCCCCTCGTTCGTCATGACGAGGGCGCGCGCAGGCAGGAGCGCGGCCGCGTGCACGCGCGGCACGCGCAGGCGCGCGCGGAGGTACATGCCCGCGAGCAGCCCCGGCGAGGTCGGGACCTCGATCTCGATGCGCATCGTGCGCGTCGCGGGATCGAGGCGCGACGCCGTGCGCGCGACGCGCCCCGTCGCGACCACCCGCTCGCCCTCGAGGATCTCGGCGTCGAGCCCGATCGCCATCGCGGGCGCGTGCTCCTGCGGGACGTCGACGACCACCTCCACGTCGGGCCGCGCGATCTCGAAGAGCACCGTCGCGTTCGCCGTTGCGAGCGCGCCACGATCGATCGCGCGCGCGGTGACGATGCCGTCGAACGGCGCGACGATCCGCTGGTATCCGCGCAACGCCTGCAGGCGCCGCAGCTCGGCGCGCTGCGAGTCGAGCGCGGCGCTCGCGGTGCTGAGCGAGAGCTGCGCGTCGTCGTTCTCCTGTCCGGTCACGACCCCCTGCGCCGACAGCGTCGTGGTGCGCTCGGTCGACGCGCGGGTGAGCGCGAGGCGCTGCTCGGCCTCGCCGAGGCGCGCGCTCGCCGCGCGGATCTCCTCGTCGCGCTCGGGCGCGCCGAGCTCCGCGAGCAGCTGTCCCGCCCGCACGTGATCGCCGAGATCGGCGTGCAGCGCGCGCACGAACCCGTCGGCGCGCGCGATCACCGCGATCGTCTCCGCGGGATCGCTGGTCGCGGGCAGCGTCACCGTCAGCTCGGGCGGCGCGGCCTGCACCGTCTCGATCAGCACGCGCGGCGGCGCAGCACGCTCCGCCTCCTGCGCGGCGAGGCGCGCGGCTCGCTCGGCGCGCGGCATCCACCCGAGCACGCCGCCACCCGCGATCACCACGATCACGACCAGCACGCCCAGCACGCGCCCGACGGGCGACGTGGGGGCCTCGGTCCGCAGCTCTCCGTCCATCTTCGTCAGCTCTCCGTGCGTAGCGCGAGTTCGGGTCCGTCGAGATCGGGGTCGTGCTCGTGCACCGGCGGGCGGCGTCGCACGACCGAGTAGACGACCGGCACGATCAGCAACGTCGTGAGGGTCGAGCCCGCGAGCCCGCCGAGCGCGGCGCGCGCGAGCGTCGCGTTCATCTCGCTGCCCTCGCCGAGCCCCAGCGACATCGGGAGCATGCCGAGGAACATCGCGAGCGCGGTCATCACGATGGGGCGCAGGCGCGTGCGCCCTGCTTCGAGCGCGGCGTCGACCGAGGTCGCGGCGCCGGCGCGCGACTCGTTCGCGAACGTCACGAGCAGCGTCGCGTTCGACGTCGCGATCCCGATGCTCGTGATCGCGCCCATCATCGACGGCACGTTGAGCGTCGTCTGCGTGACCCACAGCGCCGCGACGATGCCGACGCCCGAGCCGAGCACCGCGACGAGCACGATCGCGGGATCGACCCACGATCCGAAGTTCACGACCATCAGCGCGTAGACGATCAGCGCCGCGCAGAGCAGCCCGAGGCCGAGCCCGTGGAACGCCGACTCCATGCTCGCGGGCTGACCGCGCAGCGCGATCGTCACGCTCGGCGGGAGCTCGGCGCGATGGCGCGCGAGGATCGCGTCGATGCGCTCGGTGACGCTCGCGAGATCGGCGTCTTGCACGCTCGCGCGCACGTTGAACGTCGGCTGCACGTCGACCTGGGTCGCGACGACCGGCGCGGTGCGCCGCGAGATCTCGGCGAGATCACCGACGAGCTGCGGGCCCGCCGCGGTCGCGAGGCCGAGCGTCGAGAGATCGTCCGCGGACGACGTGAGCCGCTCGGGGATGCGCACCACCACCGGGAACGCGTTGCCGCTGCGCGGATCGGTCCAGTAGTTCGGGTTCGTCACGCCGCTCGTGCCGACCGCGAGCAGCACGCTCGACGCGACGTCGCGCTGGGTGAGCCCGACCTCCATCGCGCGCGCACGATCGACCTCGAGGTGCAGGCGCGGTGCGTCGAGCACCTGCTGGAGGCGCACGTCGACGAGCCCCGGCACGTCGCTCAGCTCGGCGCGGATCGCGCGCGCCGCGGCGAGCGCCTGGTCGCGGTTGAGGCTCGCGACCTGCACGTCGATCGGCGCCGGGATCCCGAAGCTCAGGATCTGCGTCATGATGTCGGCTGCCTCGAAGTAGACGGTCACGTCGGGCATGCGGCGCTGGACCTCGGCGCGGATCGCGCGCCGGTACTCGTCGGTGGAGCGCGCGCGATCGTGCGCGAGGTCGATCAGGATCTCGCCCTCCGACGTGCTGGTGCTCGTCGTGTCGGTGATCGCCATCGTGTACGGCGCGGGCAGCCCGATGACGTCGAGGATCCGCTCGCGATCGTGCGCCGGGATGATCTCGCGCACGATCGACTCGACCGACGCGAAGATGCGCTCGGTCTCCTCGATGCGCGTGCCCGCGGGCGCGCGGACGTGCAGCCGGATGCGGCCCTGATCGACGGTGGGGAAGAAGTCGCGCCCGAGGTGCGGCACCAGCGCGAACGCGCCCGCGACGACGATCGCGAACCCGCCGATGGTGAGCGCGGGACGCGCGAGCAGCGCCGCGAGGGCGCGCCCGTACCGCGCGCGCATGCGCTCGAACGCACGCTCGACGACCCCGTTGACGCGCGCGAGCGGACCGTGGCCGTGCCCGTGCGGCGCCTCGTGGCGCAGCATCGCGCGCATCATCGTCGGCACGACGGTGCGCGAGAGGAAGTACGACGCCATCACCGAGAGCCCGACCGCGAGCCCGAGCGGGAGGAACAAGAAGCGCGGCGGCCCCTCGAGGAACACCAGCGACACGAACACGATCGCGATCGAGAGCGACGCGACGAACGCGGGCGTCGCGATCTCCTGCGCGCCGTCGAGGATCGCGCGGGTGAGCGGCTTGCCCATCGCGCGGTGGCGGTGGACGTTCTCGATCTCGACCGTCGCGTCGTCGACGAGGATGCCGATGGCGAGCGCGAGCCCGCCGAGCGTCATCACGTTGATCGTGTGGCCCATCGCGCGCATCGCGAGCGCGGCGACGAGCACCGAGAGCGGGATCGACGTCGCGATGATGATCGTGCTGCGCCAGCTCCCGAGGAAGACGAGGATGAGCAGCGCGGTGAGCGACGCCGCGATCGCGCCCTCGACGACGAGCCCGTGCACCGCCTCGGTGACGAAGCCCGACTGATCCGAGACGACGTCGATCTCGAGCCCCTCGGGCGCGACCGCGCGCAGCCGCGGGATCATGTCGCGCACCTGCGCGACGATGTCGGTGGTCGACGCGTCGCCGTTCTTCAGGACCGAGAGCACGATCGCGCGGCTGCCCTCGCGGCGCGCGACGTTGGTCTGCGTCGCGTAGCCGTCGTGCACGAACGCGACGTCGCGCACGAAGATGGTGCGCCCGTCACGGCGCGCGACCGGCACGTCGTTGAGCGCGTCGATCGACGTCGCGCTGCTGTTGAGGCTCACGCGCACCTCGAGCTCGCCCATCTTCGCGGTGCCGGTCGGCAGCGTGAGGTTCTGCAGGCCGACCGCCTGCGTGACCTCGGCGGGCGAGACGCCGCGCGCGCGCAGCGCATCGGGATCGAGATCGACGACGACCTGCCTCGGCGCGCCGCCCGCGGGCACCGGGTAGCGCGAGCCGCGGATCGAGCCGAGCTGCTGGCGCGCGGTGCGGTTCACGAAGTCGAAGATCTCTGCCTCGGAGAGCGTGTCGCTCGAGAAGCCGAGCTGGAGCACCGGCACGCTCGACGCGTCGTAGCGCACGATGATCGGCGGCTGCGTGCCCGGCGGCATGAGCCGCACGATCGTCTGCATGATCGCGGTGACCTGCGCGGTCGACGCGGCGACGTCGGTGCCCTCGTGGAAGTAGATCTTGATGACCGACGCGCCGTCGAGCGTCTGGCTCTCGATCGTGCGGATGTCCGCGACGTTGCCGGCGATCGCGTACTCCGCGGAGCGCGTGATCTGCTGCTGCATCTCGGGCACGGGCAGGCCCGCGTAGACCCACACGACGCTCACGACCGGCAGGTCGACGCTCGGGAAGATGTCGGTCGGCGTGCGCCGGATCGTCTCGACGCCGGCGACGACGATCAGCAGCGCCAGCACCGCGAACGTGTGTGGGCGACGGAGGGCGAGTCGAACGATCCACATCGCGGCGCAGCTTCTAGGGCGCGGAAAGGGGCCCGCGATGGTCGTGCGCCGACGCGCGATCACCCGATCTTTCGATCGCGATGTAGGCGCCCCGGGGGCGAGGCCTTTACACGTCCGCTACGCTCGATCGCCGAGGGCTCGCGCATGCTCGGAGGGGGATCGATCTCGCGCTCGCTCGTCGCGCTCGCCGCGCTCGCCGGCTGCGCGGGAGAGCCATCGACGACGACGCTCACCCACGCGCCGCCCGTCGCGACCGCGCCGGTGCCGACGTTGCGCGCGTCGCTGCGGCCCGCGGACGATCAGCTCGTCGCGGCCGATCCCTTGCTCGACGGATTCGACGGATGGCCGATCACGTTCGAGGTGAGCGCGTCCCGCGATCGCTGCGAGATCGCGCTCGCGCGCGACGGCACCACGCTGCGTCGGCTCGACGGCTGCGACGCGCGCTGGGACGGGCGCGACGAGTCGGGCGACATCGTCGCGCCGGGCGCGCTGGTCGCCACCGCGCGTCTCGTTCGTGCCGACGGATCCGAGCGTGCGCGCGCGGAGAGCGCGCTCGAGGTCGTACGGCTCGGGATCGATTGCGTGCAGCTCGAGGGCCCGTCGCGCGTGCCGCTGCTCTATCGCGCGACCGCGGGGCTGCGCGACGGCTGGTACGAGGTCGGATCCGCGATGGTCCCCTGGCAGCTCGCGCGCGACGCGAGCGAGGGCGCGGACGCGGTCGCGCTCGAGCTCGCCGACGGCACGCCGCGGGCGCTCCCGGCGCCGTGGGACGACGTGCTCTCTCCGCCGCTCGACGAGCGCTCCGACGACGGCGTGGAGCACGACACGTACAGCCTTCCGACCGCGTGGATCGCGGGCGCCGAGATCACGGCGCGCGTGCGTCTCGCGTCGATCGTCGCGGGCGGGATCGAAGGCGCGCCGCGCGACGTCGAGGTCCGCGTCGTCGCGCCCGAGGGGCTCGCGATCGAAGGCGAGGATCGCTTCGCCGAGGGCGCGGAGATCTTCGCGCGCACCACGAGCTCGCCGGTGCCCGCGGTGGGGCGCTACGACGTCGCGTGGCGCTTCACCTTCGAGGCGCGTCGCGGCGACGGTGCGTGGCAGCGGATCCCGGGCGCGACCACGCCGGCGCTGCGGCTTTACGGGCTCGTCGCGGAGCCGGTGTTCGATCTCGATCGCGTGCCCTACCGCGCGTGGGTCGACGTCGTGGATCGCATCGCGACGTGGGTCGACGGCGCGAGCGCGGACGAGCGCGAGGTCGCGGCCGCGATCGTCGAGGGCATCTACACGACGATGGGGCTTCGCTACGACACCGCGCGGGGCGCGTCGTTCTACACCGACTACGCGACCGACTTCTCGGGCGCGACGTTCTCGATGCAGCGCTTCGAGGAGCGCGCCTCGGGCTCGGTCGTCAACTGCAGCGACGCCGCGTCGATCCTGACCGCGTACGCGAACATGGTCGGCATCGACCTGCGCTACCACATCCTCACGAACGTCGCGGGCGCGCAGGTCGGCTTCGACCTCAACTACATCCGCGCGATCGGCGGCACCGAGTTCGACGAGACGCCCTTCGACTCGGGGCGCGGTGGCTTCCGCTACCACGCGATCGTCGGATCGCGCGACGGTCGCACCTGGGACGCGACGCTCGCGGTCGACGGTGACGGCACGCCCGCGGCGCCGCCCCACCTGCCGCTCCTCGTGCAGGGGCTCGAGCCCGACGTGTACCTCGCGGCGCTCTCGTCGGAGCCCGCGCGCATCCGCGCCGACTACGACGAGCGAGTGAGGATCCGATGAGGACGCTGCTCTGCTCGCTGCTCCTCGTGCTCGCGCTCGCGGCGAGCGCGTCGGCGCAGGCGCGCGCAGGGGTCGCGATCGACGCGCTGCGCGCGGCGCTCGCCGAGGACGGGCTCGAGCTGCGCGAGATCGAGCTCGACGACGAGGCCGATCGCCCGGTGCGCCTCGAGATCGCGCGCATCGGCGCGGGGGGCGCGGTCGCGCTGCTCGACGTGCAGGTGCGCGAGAGCGAGCGCGAAGCGAGCGCGACGGCACGCGCGCGGATCGAGGTCGAGAGCACGCACGGGCTCGTGGTGCGCGGCGCCGATGTCTGGGCCGACGTGGCGCACGGCGCTGCGGGGCTCGTGGTCGCGCGCGATGCGAACGTGGTCGCGATCGTGCGAACGATCGATCGACGCGTGGACGCCATGACGATCCTCGAGCGGGTGCGCGCCGCGATCGCGCACGCTCCGGTGAGCGCGACGCGCCGCGATGCACCGCGCGTCGAGGTCCCGCGCGACCTCGCGATCGGCGCGTCGTTCGGCGTGCCCGTGCCGCGCGAGCTGATCGCGGCGCGCGTGATCGCCGAGGGCCCGGGCTACGCGCGGCGCACGCCGCGCGGGTGGATGGTGACGCGCACCGCGCAGGGCGCGCTCACCGTGCGCGTGATCGGCGTCGACGCGCTCTTGCGCCCGCTGCGTTAGTCCGGCTCGCGGCGTGGATCGCGCGGGTCCCGGGGCGGCGGGATCTCCTCCACCGCGGGCGCGCGCCGGGGCGTCCGGGCGCGTCCGATCGACACCGAGCGCATCGCGTCGTCGGCGCGCGGCGGCGCCGGCGACGTCGGTCGCTCGAGCGGAGGAGGGGTCGGGCGCGACGCCATCGAGTGTCGCGCAATCCTGTACGAAATCACACGTGGGCGGCAATGTTTCCGCGGGGGCGGCGAGGTCACGTGGGGAGCATCGTCCCCGCTGCTCGGGCTCGTAGGCTCCGCTCCGGCGGTGTCCGCGCCGCGATGCGGTCGCGTTTCCCTCGTGATCTCGTCGAGCCTGCGCGCGGCACGCGCGTTGCGCAGGGCCGGCGCGTGCGCCGCCTGCCATCGATCGCCGTCGTGCTCGCGCTCGTGGGATGCGAAGGGGTCGTGCTCGACGACCCCGCGTCGCCCGGGCGCGCGACCTCCGCGAGCTACGAGCCCGGACCCGCGGTGCTCCCACGGCTCACCGCGAGGCAGTACCGCCGCTCGGTGGAGGACCTGCTGGGCGGACCGGTCCCCGAGAGCGCCGTCGAGGCGGACACCACGCCGTTCCTGTTCGCGTCGATCGGCGCCGCGAGCACCACGCTGTCGGCGCGCGGCGCGCAGCAATTCGAAGAGGCCGCGCACGTCGCCGCCGACGCGGTGTTCGCCGACGAAGCACGACGCGGTGCGCTCGTCGGGTGCGCCCCGGCGAGCGCCGACGATCTCTGTGCACGCGCGTTCGTCGCGCGCTTCCTGCGCCGCGCGTTCCGCCGGGCGATCGAGGACGACGAGCTCGAGCGCTGGATGACGCTCGCGCGCGTCGAGCCCGACGTCTGGCGCGGCCTCGCGAGCCTCGTCGCCGGCGCGCTCCAGTCGCCCTCGTTCGTCTACCGCGTCGAGCTCGGCGATCCCGATCCCACGCGCCCCGGATGGAGCCGCCTGCACGGGTACGAGCTCGCGAGCCGCCTCTCGTTCGTGCTGTGGGGGCGCGTTCCCGACGCCGCGCTGCTCGACGCCGCCGAGCGCGGCGTGCTCGACACGCACGAAGGTCTCCGCCACGAAGCGCGCCGCCTCCTCGGCGACGATCGCGCGCGCGAGACGGTGCGCGCGTTCTTCCGCGAGTACCTCGGCCTCGCGGCGCTCGACGCGCTCGATCGCGATCCGACGCTCTTCCCCTCGTTCACGCCCGCGCTCGGTCGCTCGATGCGCGGCGAGATCGAGCGCCTCGTCGAGCACGTCGTGTTCGAGCAGGACGGCGACTTCCGCGCGATCTTCGACTCGCCGGTCACGTTCGTGGACGCGCCGCTCGCCGCGCTGTACGAGCTGCCGATCGCGCTCGACGACGCCGACGAAGAAGGCTTCGTCCGCGTGACGCTCCCGGCCGGCGGCGTGCGCGCGGGCCTCCTCACCACGGCGGGCTTCCTCGCGGCGCAGGCGCACCCGAACCTCACGTCGCCCACGCGCCGCGGCAAGTTCGTGCGCGAGCGCCTGCTCTGCCAGCTCGTCGCCGATCCGCCGCAGGACATCGAGCTCGATCTCGGCGAGGCCGAGGACGACGACGGAAGGCCGCGCACGCTGCGCGAGCGCCTCGCGATGCACCGCGAGAACCCGGCGTGCGCGACGTG includes:
- a CDS encoding helix-turn-helix domain-containing protein, which gives rise to MARSPFTPAPDIERFLGAPADLVLVRRSFAFWESRERVHGTVMWGRPTELDVDEMCGVWDAHVRSPRGSDPTLTDIRGLESIDVLAFDRLLRAFAEHRAVWIARTGPQAILHGGGFSGAVILGALQLVGQGYRIGAFDSSRAAFAWLGAPQVERDVELLRASLLEAPDIVRRVRVTLDEQPRALSARDLARELGLSVRSLQRHLAAAGTSIREERVRHVVARAERLLEGTQLDLAAIAAMLGVGSAARLVTLFRSVRDTTPGAFRRERAPRPRKP
- a CDS encoding helix-turn-helix domain-containing protein, with translation MSVAVRARTLRPRVPTVSLAVTESGLPIRVFRCDGSKRIHHEGPHAHRFFVMVYAARGVCRVRTGGGELELRAGDLHLLFPGEPHDPVPVEGYEAWVVEFTTDALGTHDGPGYFGSAGGRPRWVGFLRGCDVSSRRVPVQCARRDVIERTIRDLARELDEGALAHREAARAHLQLLLVEVLRMVAPAQTPAALSPLVEEVLAVIDARYAESISLASVARAVGRSPAHVTHVVRQQTGLTVVEWITERRMEEARRRLRDTDEDVAIVAERIGYRSTNHFIRQFRRAHDLTPGAWRRTRSEPPGV
- a CDS encoding TolC family protein, with amino-acid sequence MTRAFVVIAALLVTSRAAAQQPLSQFVDAASSYEPALRAARHDEAAARSRIDEARAALLPSITALLGYQRNEVEVRTQRTSPDGSVLTATILPYDQFDAAVQLDVPLVDVAAWSALDASEADADGAHEATRAAEDRARIAVVVAWHRLVGARSVVDASDERLRVAQRAREDVGRRHDAGVAPALDVARADVEVGLAREAHTNAVLEERLAAQALFAASGLEPDATRVALDVDLAAERPLDDYRAMLDEMPALRAAREATHGASRRREVAWQRMLPVLRAFARERYTNAAGFQPESLWSVGVAAQWTFDFARPAALSTADHELAAAEARADAVRVAADSAVVEAWNRVEAGRARVEAATIALEASARAVHDARERYQVARATQLDLLIAERERFDATVAHALAVAQLAGARATLHALVGLDRR
- a CDS encoding efflux RND transporter periplasmic adaptor subunit, producing MDGELRTEAPTSPVGRVLGVLVVIVVIAGGGVLGWMPRAERAARLAAQEAERAAPPRVLIETVQAAPPELTVTLPATSDPAETIAVIARADGFVRALHADLGDHVRAGQLLAELGAPERDEEIRAASARLGEAEQRLALTRASTERTTTLSAQGVVTGQENDDAQLSLSTASAALDSQRAELRRLQALRGYQRIVAPFDGIVTARAIDRGALATANATVLFEIARPDVEVVVDVPQEHAPAMAIGLDAEILEGERVVATGRVARTASRLDPATRTMRIEIEVPTSPGLLAGMYLRARLRVPRVHAAALLPARALVMTNEGPSAWVVGTDDHAHLRRVEIMRDRGRDLEIATGVQPGDRVVLSAPDGLADRAIVTPVERGAPR
- a CDS encoding efflux RND transporter permease subunit — encoded protein: MIARRRTTIAGPFPRPRSCAAMWIVRLALRRPHTFAVLALLIVVAGVETIRRTPTDIFPSVDLPVVSVVWVYAGLPVPEMQQQITRSAEYAIAGNVADIRTIESQTLDGASVIKIYFHEGTDVAASTAQVTAIMQTIVRLMPPGTQPPIIVRYDASSVPVLQLGFSSDTLSEAEIFDFVNRTARQQLGSIRGSRYPVPAGGAPRQVVVDLDPDALRARGVSPAEVTQAVGLQNLTLPTGTAKMGELEVRVSLNSSATSIDALNDVPVARRDGRTIFVRDVAFVHDGYATQTNVARREGSRAIVLSVLKNGDASTTDIVAQVRDMIPRLRAVAPEGLEIDVVSDQSGFVTEAVHGLVVEGAIAASLTALLILVFLGSWRSTIIIATSIPLSVLVAALAMRAMGHTINVMTLGGLALAIGILVDDATVEIENVHRHRAMGKPLTRAILDGAQEIATPAFVASLSIAIVFVSLVFLEGPPRFLFLPLGLAVGLSVMASYFLSRTVVPTMMRAMLRHEAPHGHGHGPLARVNGVVERAFERMRARYGRALAALLARPALTIGGFAIVVAGAFALVPHLGRDFFPTVDQGRIRLHVRAPAGTRIEETERIFASVESIVREIIPAHDRERILDVIGLPAPYTMAITDTTSTSTSEGEILIDLAHDRARSTDEYRRAIRAEVQRRMPDVTVYFEAADIMTQILSFGIPAPIDVQVASLNRDQALAAARAIRAELSDVPGLVDVRLQQVLDAPRLHLEVDRARAMEVGLTQRDVASSVLLAVGTSGVTNPNYWTDPRSGNAFPVVVRIPERLTSSADDLSTLGLATAAGPQLVGDLAEISRRTAPVVATQVDVQPTFNVRASVQDADLASVTERIDAILARHRAELPPSVTIALRGQPASMESAFHGLGLGLLCAALIVYALMVVNFGSWVDPAIVLVAVLGSGVGIVAALWVTQTTLNVPSMMGAITSIGIATSNATLLVTFANESRAGAATSVDAALEAGRTRLRPIVMTALAMFLGMLPMSLGLGEGSEMNATLARAALGGLAGSTLTTLLIVPVVYSVVRRRPPVHEHDPDLDGPELALRTES
- a CDS encoding DUF1592 domain-containing protein is translated as MRRLPSIAVVLALVGCEGVVLDDPASPGRATSASYEPGPAVLPRLTARQYRRSVEDLLGGPVPESAVEADTTPFLFASIGAASTTLSARGAQQFEEAAHVAADAVFADEARRGALVGCAPASADDLCARAFVARFLRRAFRRAIEDDELERWMTLARVEPDVWRGLASLVAGALQSPSFVYRVELGDPDPTRPGWSRLHGYELASRLSFVLWGRVPDAALLDAAERGVLDTHEGLRHEARRLLGDDRARETVRAFFREYLGLAALDALDRDPTLFPSFTPALGRSMRGEIERLVEHVVFEQDGDFRAIFDSPVTFVDAPLAALYELPIALDDADEEGFVRVTLPAGGVRAGLLTTAGFLAAQAHPNLTSPTRRGKFVRERLLCQLVADPPQDIELDLGEAEDDDGRPRTLRERLAMHRENPACATCHAQIDPIGLGMEDFDAIGAHRTLEAGRAIDATGDLDALAFEGARELGELMRHDGRVPACVTRQLFRHAIGRLEEERERRAIEELTERFAESGFRFRELLFALVTSEAFRTVRTTEIEEEAR